In Microplitis mediator isolate UGA2020A chromosome 9, iyMicMedi2.1, whole genome shotgun sequence, the DNA window ATCCCACCCACCATCAGCAACAGAGTTGATGATTGATGAGTTCTTGAGCTCGTGATCTTTCGTTGAGCATGCCAATAAACCAGGTGAGTTATTCGTTCTCTTCTTGAAGTTCTGGTTCCACTGGTGAGAGTGAAAGTTTTGTGATTGGACGAGTGAGTGTTGAGTTCACTGTTTTAAGTGTAGCAACCCTAGTCAATCCATCTTCTTCAGGGTGGAGTGTGGTGACACGAGCGAGAGGCCACGTGGTTGGTGGGAATCTTTCGTCGGTGAGCAGTACAAGTGAGCCAACTTGAATTTGATGATTTGGACGTTGCCACTTGGTGATTGCCAGTTGTCTTTGCAGATAAATTGTAGACCAATGATTCTAGAACTGTTGAACACGCTGTTGTAAAAATTGCCATCTAAACAATCGAGAACTGTTTGTATCGATGAGTGCAGGTTCAGGAATCATGTTGAGTGCTCGTCCAATTAAAAAGTGACCAGGAGTGAGTGCGTTAATGTCATCTGGATCTTCCGTGATTGGCTCCAATGGTCTTGAGTTCAGGATAGCTTCAATCCGTAAAAAGAGACGTAAATTCTTCAAACGTGAATGAAGATTCTCCTACTGTTCGAGTGAGGTGTCATTTAAGTGATTTGACAGCAACTTCCCACTTTCCACCCATGTGTGAAACTGCTAGTGGATGGAAATGCCAAGCAATGCTGTTAACAGTGATGTGATCAAGTATTTCTCTTGACTCTTGATTTCCTCGAGTGAACAGACGGTTGAGATCATGTTCAGCGCCTTTGAACGTCGTTCCGCAATCGCTGTAGAATGTTATGCAGATGCCACTTCTGCTGATGAATCTGCGGAGTGCTGCGATGAACCCACTAGAGCTGTAGTCACTGACTATTTCTAGGTGTACTGCTGAAGTAGAAAGACAGACAAAAACACAAATCCAGACTTTGTTTGTTTTTGCTCTTCTGCATCGCCAATTTTTGAGTGATATTGGACCAGCATAGTTAACTCCAGTGTGTGTGAACGCAGGTGATGGAGTGACTCTTGATACTGGTAACTGACCCATGAGTTGTTGAGCTCTATCAGCACGACGTCGTGCGCATTTCATACATTTGAGTATAACCGGTTGTCTACCGCCAATGATCCAGTACTTTTGTCGTATGAATGCAAGAGTAAGTTGAGTACCATCATGCATGGTAAGCTGATGAGCATCAGATATAATGAGTTTAGTGAGTGCGCATTCCATGGTAGAATAGCAGGATGCTTACTTTGTAGTAtgtgaaataaaatagatctGAGTGTGAAGATCAGTACATGCCTTGAATCTTGGTGCTGGTGTCTGTATCCTCGAATTTGTTATTCTTAATCGCTTCCACATGATTGAGTTGCTGTAATTTTAGATAATTGCTTGCCCATTTAGCAAGAAATGGTCTGCACCCATAGGTGACCGTGATGAGTTTATATGGAGTAATTTGGCCTTGTTCGTTGAACCAGAGTATTTGTTGAAGTGCTTGATCGCGTTCGTCGAACAAAATCTGTGTATACATCTTCGTGATGTCTGTTATGAAGATGATCTTATGAGTACGAACTCCAATGAGTACGTCAAATATGTCTAGTTTCAGTTTTGGTCCGGTGTGAAGCACATCGTTGAGTAAAAGACCTGAGCTGGTGGGTCTTGAACTGTTCAATACTACTCGCAACTTGGTTGTGATGCTGTTCTCCCGTAATACTCCATGATGAGGGAGATAGTAGGCTGGTTCACTTGTTGTTGATTGAGTTGATTCCACTATGTAGTTGAGTTCTTTGTATTCCCTCAGAAAATCAAGGCAGAGTGCTTTCAGACGATCGTCATGGTCTAGACGACATTTGAGATGAATAAGACAGCGATATGCTGCTGAGTACGAGTTTCCCAGTTGTTGAGGCGACTATTTGACTAGCAGTCGGACTATGGACCGCCCTGATATGTCTCGTCAATGAGTTTGTTGAAAATTCACTAAACACGCCTCTTCATCTGGGTTGAGTTCCTTGAGTTTGCTGACTGGAATTTCTTCTCGAGTCCAGAAGCGTGATAGCAGGTCTTGAAGATGTTGAATTGACTGCTTTAAAGCAGCATGATAAGTAATAAATGGTCGATGAGTGTGTTAAGTGACTGGACCGAGTAATATCCACCCGAAGATGGTATCTTGAGCGATTGGCAGACCTTCAGACCCTTTAATGAGTGCGTCTTTTATGATGAGACCATAATGGTCGGCACAAATGATGATATCGAATGGTCCTGGTCTCATAAACGCTGGATCTGCCAATTGTAGTTGTTTGTATTGAGCCCAGTTGAGTTGGTTGAGTGCAACAGATGGTAGTTGAGTAGTAAGAAAACCTAGTATGTGAGCACTGATGATGACTGAGTCATTTGAATGCCTAGACGAGAGCTTTAGTGCGACTTAACCTTTGGTTCTACCAGCATTAGCTACATCAATACCAATGATCTGTATAGATGAGTGAGTGCGTTTAAGTTTGAGTGAGTTTACCAAGGAATCAGAAACAAACGATTATTCAGACCCTGGATCCGCAAGATACGTACTGAACGAGTACTTAACATGGTGGTCAAGTCCACTAGACAAGATGCTAGTAAGATCGATAGGCGATGAGTGCAAGTAGGATGAGTGCCAGACGTATTGAGTGCAAATGAGTTCCATTGAGCGTTGCTCGAGTCATCATGTGAAAGCAGACGGTTCTATTAATTGCGTTCAGCGGCTGAGCTAGATGTTTTCTGTTGGGTCCCGGGCGTATCATTGTGTGGTGTTTCTGCTGACACATCTTACGCTTGAAGGGTGAGTTGCAAGCATCAGGTAGATGATGCTCGAGAAAATTCTCGTAAAGTCGCTTGTCAACAACGACTTGAGTGCGATGAGCATTATTGAGCCCCAAGAATTCAGTGCACCTTACAATAAAGTGATGTCCCTTACACAAATCACAAAGATATTGTGCAGGAGGAAATACGTTCTTTGGAGGCATTGAATTTTTGACAGATACTTATCTGCGTGGTTGGAGGTTGAGTACTGGGTGATGAGTGAggaacagcagcagcaacgtATGAAGCTGGTTTACCGGATGAGTGTGGTGGTTTCGACGAAGACGCCTGTTCCATTCGTTCTTGAGCACGAGCACGACTGGCCAGAAATTCGTTAAGTATCTTGAGTGTTGGGTATTCAGTGGAAACACTCATTTTGTTCTCCCAGAGCTCCCTGTTGCATGAGTCCAGCTTGGAAATGATCAATTGCTTAAGCAACGGATTCATATCTGAGACTACTTGCACACATAGTGCTTTGAGTGCGTTATTGCCTCAGTCACGGTGTTCAGGAGGTAATTGAGCTGCTCAGATGAGCGTGATGTGAGCGCATGCATATATAGGAGCTTGTCCAGTTCAGCACTGATGAGTAGACGAGGATTGTTGTACCTCTCTTTAAGCTGATTCCAAGCAGGTACAAATTGGCCATCGCACCTTTGTTCACTGGCAAGGCTGAAGGCAGCCTGTCCCTGAAGACAGCTTTTCAAGTACTGAAGACGCTGAACTGGAGCGAGTTCTTCAGCATTGATCATCATGGAGGTGAATGAGTCCCTGAATTCAGGCCAGTTTTCGTAACTACCATCGAACTTGGGAATTGCGAGTGCTGGCAGATGAGTTGGAGCCCGGGTTGAGTGTACTACAGCTGGAGCAGCAGCTGGAACTGGTATTGGGTTGATAAGTGCGATAAGTTTGCCTTTGGCGGCAATATACGACCGATACACCAGATCGTATACACTGTTCTTGACATATGAGCTCCCCAAGAACTCCTTGGTGCAGGTGAGTGCAAGTGAACCATGAGTGAGGTTGAACTGGTGCCATTTACCCTCGAGTAACTGAAGCCGAGACTTGAGCTGAGTTAAACCGTTGGCAACGGTGAGTGTAGCAACCAGAGCTTCCCAGTCTGAGAAGGCTCTGAGCCGTGAGTGCTGGCTGATTAATTTCAGCTTGAGTGCTGGAGAAATCGTAGATTTTTTTGGAGTGCATTTTGCTGTAATTTTGACGGATTCTCCATCACCGGGTTGTTTCCCATTGTCGGTGACACCGGAGTCCCTGAGTGCATGTATGTCGTCGACGTTGATCGCAGGAACGCGGTATGGATCCGGCATAGTGTCTTCAGGATCTGTTGAGTGCAGATCGTCCTTTGGAGGATCATCCCCCATGTTGAGCTCCGTAACCTGTAATGGTTGTTTATGAATGCAGCTGCCCACTAATGATGCTACCGACACAACCGACTAACCATCCGGCTTGAAGGACCATAAAATGGTGTAAtaacaattgaataaatacatgccaggactggttggtggttgagatgtttgaaaaatacgcatctttaaaaatacaacaatatttttatttatcacagCATATAATATCACTGGGTTACAAAATTGAatcgttgatttaatttaattaatactgttGATTGTTTCAGCTTATGAATACGTAATTAGTTGgataaaaattacagaattGAGCTcgaataattgattaaaataatttatttgagtcTATTTGAAGACTGAGTTGATTGCAAAAATGTCATAATAATGAGTAACATGAAGTCAAAGGTTACCGAGCGAGAATTAactttaagtttaattaaaatattgatctaTGATTCTAAAACAGagtcttttatttatatgaggacttgaattaattaattaattaataattaagcaCCTGTAATGGTTTCCTTCAAAGTAACCTCTTCAGAAAAGTGGTTGTTGATCACTTGAATTCGTG includes these proteins:
- the LOC130674179 gene encoding uncharacterized protein LOC130674179; translation: MECALTKLIISDAHQLTMHDGTQLTLAFIRQKYWIIGGRQPVILKCMKCARRRADRAQQLMGQLPVSRVTPSPAFTHTGVNYAGPISLKNWRCRRAKTNKVWICVFVCLSTSAVHLEIVSDYSSSGFIAALRRFISRSGICITFYSDCGTTFKGAEHDLNRLFTRGNQESREILDHITVNSIAWHFHPLAVSHMGGKWEVAVKSLK